A window of Shewanella mesophila contains these coding sequences:
- a CDS encoding DUF2721 domain-containing protein → MFDNLHISLTTPALLFPAISLLLLAYTNRFFSLAALIRNLSSQGTPIHSGQLKNLRQRIVIIRRMQEAGVSSFALCVLCMIFIYIGFNKTGSLIFGSSLLLLLYSLLLSVIEIRISVDALNFHLKELDQ, encoded by the coding sequence TTGTTTGATAATCTTCATATTTCACTGACAACCCCGGCGCTACTTTTCCCTGCAATTTCATTGCTATTACTTGCCTACACCAATCGCTTTTTCTCGCTAGCGGCGTTAATCCGTAACCTTAGTAGTCAGGGAACGCCAATTCATAGTGGACAACTTAAAAATCTCCGCCAACGCATCGTTATCATTCGGCGCATGCAAGAAGCGGGTGTATCTAGCTTCGCCCTATGTGTGTTGTGCATGATTTTTATCTATATTGGTTTTAACAAGACAGGGTCTCTCATCTTTGGCTCAAGCCTACTGCTCCTGCTTTATTCTCTGTTGCTATCCGTCATTGAAATTCGGATCTCGGTCGATGCGCTTAATTTTCACTTAAAAGAGCTCGATCAATGA
- a CDS encoding trimeric intracellular cation channel family protein, whose translation MREWLYFFDLCGTAVFALSGALAAGRHRMDPFGVIVLASVTAIGGGSIRDALLGTTPVFWIRDPNYIIVILATVLLTFIFIRKPKKMPQYTLPVADALGLALFTVIGAEKALNLGLGGMIAVVMGLITGVGGGIIRDLLCRQVPMILRTEIYATASIFGGIIYTLALSLGAANKAAFAVAMISALAIRLAAIKWHLRLPAFDLKKT comes from the coding sequence ATGAGAGAGTGGCTCTATTTTTTTGACTTATGTGGTACCGCAGTATTTGCCCTATCAGGCGCACTGGCAGCAGGACGTCATCGAATGGACCCTTTTGGGGTGATTGTTCTCGCCTCGGTAACCGCGATTGGCGGCGGCAGTATTCGTGACGCCCTCTTAGGAACCACGCCAGTATTTTGGATCCGCGACCCCAATTACATCATAGTCATTCTCGCTACTGTGTTGTTAACGTTTATCTTTATTCGCAAGCCCAAGAAGATGCCACAATATACTCTGCCCGTGGCGGATGCTTTAGGTTTAGCATTATTTACCGTTATTGGTGCAGAAAAGGCGCTCAATCTCGGACTCGGCGGTATGATTGCTGTGGTAATGGGCTTGATAACTGGCGTCGGAGGCGGCATTATTCGAGACTTACTCTGTCGCCAAGTCCCGATGATTTTACGTACCGAAATTTATGCTACCGCATCAATATTCGGCGGGATAATTTATACCTTGGCATTAAGCCTAGGCGCCGCCAATAAGGCTGCATTCGCGGTCGCTATGATTAGCGCTCTGGCCATTAGGTTAGCGGCGATTAAATGGCACTTAAGACTCCCCGCTTTTGATTTGAAGAAAACATAA
- a CDS encoding nuclear transport factor 2 family protein, protein MIRYFLYSLLALTPLFAQANPGDMPKEQQMAVKYIQALTDHDYRTLGSFYNRDSIFIDRTASKKYTGRRDILEFFERAHRGVLEYDFNIEHMYNSGSLVIMIGNYHYRGPGSLFGKPGKVIELAIPGVTTVKLDLANHRVTQHEDLMDYQTMQDQLATQ, encoded by the coding sequence ATGATCAGGTATTTTTTATATAGCTTACTGGCACTAACCCCTCTATTTGCGCAGGCAAATCCTGGTGATATGCCAAAAGAACAGCAGATGGCTGTCAAGTATATTCAAGCCCTTACCGATCACGACTACCGCACTCTAGGATCATTTTATAATCGCGACAGTATCTTTATCGATCGCACCGCCAGTAAAAAATACACAGGTAGACGCGATATCTTAGAATTTTTCGAGCGCGCTCATCGCGGCGTACTCGAATATGATTTCAATATTGAACACATGTATAACTCAGGCTCATTGGTGATCATGATAGGTAACTACCACTATCGTGGCCCAGGAAGTCTATTTGGTAAGCCAGGGAAAGTGATTGAACTTGCGATACCAGGGGTAACAACAGTAAAACTGGATCTAGCCAACCACCGCGTGACCCAGCATGAAGACCTAATGGATTATCAAACCATGCAAGATCAACTCGCAACGCAGTAA
- the tyrS gene encoding tyrosine--tRNA ligase, which yields MADLDQALAEIKRGTDEILLEADLLEKLKEGRPLRIKLGADPTAPDIHLGHTVILNKMRTFQELGHEVIFLIGDFTGMVGDPSGKNSTRPPLTREQVLANAETYKEQVYKILDPAKTRIEFNSSWLEPLGAAGMIRLASQQTVARMMERDDFKKRYASGQSIAIHEFMYPLLQGYDSVALESDVELGGTDQKFNLLMGRELQKSAGQKPQTVIMMPLLEGLDGVKKMSKSAHNYIGVSEPASEMFGKIMSISDDLMWRYFDLLSFRPLTEIAQLKEDVTQGTNPRDVKILLAKEIIARFHDEAAAEAAHQEFINRFQKGALPEDIEEVELVAGEGIAIANVLKEAGLVGSTSDAMRMIKQGAAKIDGVKIEDTRLQLTAGASGVFQVGKRKFAKITLV from the coding sequence ATGGCTGATTTAGACCAAGCATTAGCAGAAATTAAACGTGGTACCGACGAGATCCTTCTCGAAGCGGATCTGCTTGAAAAACTCAAAGAGGGTCGTCCTCTGCGCATTAAGTTGGGGGCCGATCCCACTGCGCCAGATATTCATCTTGGCCATACCGTTATTTTGAATAAGATGAGAACCTTCCAAGAACTGGGTCATGAAGTGATCTTCTTGATTGGTGATTTCACCGGTATGGTTGGCGATCCAAGCGGTAAAAATAGCACTCGTCCTCCATTGACCCGTGAACAAGTTCTGGCGAATGCCGAGACCTATAAAGAGCAGGTGTACAAGATCCTTGATCCTGCTAAGACGCGCATCGAGTTTAACTCTAGCTGGCTAGAGCCGCTAGGCGCGGCGGGGATGATCCGCTTAGCTTCTCAGCAAACGGTTGCTCGTATGATGGAGCGTGATGACTTTAAGAAGCGTTATGCTTCGGGTCAATCTATCGCGATTCATGAGTTTATGTATCCACTCTTGCAAGGTTATGACTCGGTAGCGCTAGAGTCTGACGTAGAACTTGGTGGTACGGATCAGAAGTTTAACTTGCTGATGGGCCGTGAACTGCAAAAATCGGCGGGACAAAAGCCTCAGACGGTTATTATGATGCCGCTGCTCGAAGGCCTTGATGGCGTCAAGAAGATGTCGAAGTCGGCACACAACTATATCGGTGTTAGCGAGCCAGCGAGTGAAATGTTCGGTAAAATCATGTCAATTTCTGATGATTTGATGTGGCGTTATTTCGATCTCTTATCATTCCGTCCACTTACTGAAATTGCTCAGTTAAAAGAGGATGTGACTCAAGGTACTAACCCTAGAGATGTTAAGATCTTACTGGCGAAAGAGATCATCGCGCGTTTTCATGATGAAGCCGCAGCTGAAGCCGCTCACCAAGAGTTTATTAACCGCTTCCAAAAAGGCGCTCTACCTGAAGATATCGAAGAGGTTGAGCTTGTTGCCGGTGAAGGGATTGCGATCGCTAACGTGTTAAAAGAGGCGGGCCTTGTCGGTTCAACTTCTGATGCAATGCGAATGATAAAGCAAGGCGCTGCTAAGATTGATGGCGTTAAGATTGAAGATACTCGCCTGCAGTTAACTGCAGGGGCTAGCGGGGTATTCCAAGTGGGCAAGCGTAAGTTTGCCAAAATCACTTTGGTTTAA
- a CDS encoding peptidoglycan DD-metalloendopeptidase family protein, which produces MGKVITLLKLLPRLHQIILSILVVITLMVVFLPSDDAQASRSTNSALSGSVTFSDEGKAIIPNAQAYPVPLAFRTPEPPSAAEIAQDASKANQVDLTQTALSSPAIDNEEDTVEAAEHKEQFIVRSGDTLAALFKRAGLSARDVYEITQLPKAKKNLLKIMPGEEIEIVKNEAGELTKVHYHLDPISTLIISKQSSGYSEAVETKQVESRTKFAAATISSNFWNAGVSAGLTPNQIMQLATIFGWDIDFALDLRQGDNFAILFEEEYADGEFLRNGNILAAEFINQGDKYTAVRYKDGSYYSAEGRSMRKAFLRSPVDFKYVSSSFNPRRLHPVTGQVKAHRGVDYVAAVGTPIKAAGKGRVIKSGYNQYNGNYVFIKHNETYTTKYLHLKKRKVKQGQTVKQGQVIGTLGSTGRVTGAHLHYEFIVNGVHRNPRTVKLPQSLPIDKKEKQQFLALSQQLMTKLEQQQQVQLAAQ; this is translated from the coding sequence ATGGGAAAGGTAATAACACTCTTAAAATTGTTACCCAGATTACATCAAATTATATTGAGTATCTTAGTGGTGATCACCTTAATGGTGGTATTTTTACCATCTGACGATGCTCAGGCTTCCCGTTCTACAAACAGCGCGCTATCGGGATCTGTGACCTTCTCTGACGAAGGTAAAGCGATAATCCCCAATGCCCAAGCGTATCCCGTCCCATTAGCCTTCAGAACACCTGAGCCGCCAAGCGCCGCTGAAATAGCCCAAGACGCAAGTAAGGCTAACCAAGTCGATTTAACCCAAACTGCACTATCATCTCCCGCCATTGATAATGAAGAAGACACTGTTGAAGCTGCTGAACACAAAGAACAATTTATCGTTCGTAGTGGCGACACCTTAGCTGCACTGTTTAAGCGTGCAGGACTTAGCGCGCGCGACGTATATGAGATCACCCAACTGCCCAAAGCCAAAAAGAACCTGTTAAAAATCATGCCGGGCGAAGAGATAGAGATCGTTAAAAATGAGGCGGGTGAACTCACTAAGGTGCATTACCATCTCGACCCCATCTCGACACTCATTATCAGTAAGCAAAGCAGTGGCTATAGCGAAGCGGTCGAGACCAAACAAGTAGAAAGCCGTACTAAATTTGCAGCGGCAACCATTAGTAGTAACTTTTGGAATGCTGGCGTTAGCGCAGGCTTAACACCAAACCAGATCATGCAGTTAGCGACCATCTTTGGCTGGGACATCGACTTTGCCCTAGACCTAAGACAGGGAGATAACTTCGCCATCTTGTTCGAAGAGGAGTACGCCGACGGCGAGTTTTTACGTAACGGCAATATTCTTGCCGCTGAATTTATTAACCAAGGCGATAAGTACACCGCAGTGCGTTATAAAGACGGCAGCTACTACTCGGCGGAAGGACGCAGCATGCGTAAGGCCTTCTTACGCTCACCTGTTGATTTTAAATATGTAAGCTCAAGCTTCAATCCACGCCGCCTTCATCCCGTTACTGGGCAAGTCAAAGCCCACCGAGGCGTCGACTATGTCGCCGCGGTCGGCACACCGATTAAAGCGGCGGGTAAAGGCAGAGTAATTAAATCGGGTTACAATCAATACAATGGCAACTATGTATTTATTAAGCACAATGAAACCTATACCACTAAATACCTTCACCTTAAAAAGCGCAAAGTAAAGCAAGGACAAACGGTCAAACAGGGCCAAGTGATCGGCACGTTAGGCTCAACAGGTCGGGTTACTGGCGCACATCTTCACTATGAATTTATCGTCAATGGGGTTCATCGCAATCCGCGAACGGTAAAACTACCGCAGTCGTTACCAATCGACAAAAAAGAGAAGCAGCAATTTCTCGCGCTTAGCCAGCAATTAATGACTAAACTTGAACAGCAACAACAAGTTCAGCTTGCCGCTCAATAG
- a CDS encoding anhydro-N-acetylmuramic acid kinase: MTSKYYIGLMSGTSMDGVDAVLVDFSDDKIALVASHTEALPKHLLSGLQRLCKSGNDEINRVGTLDRSVGKLFAQAVNGLIDKAEIDKRQVIAIGSHGQTIRHMPNLEMGFTLQIGDPNTIAALTGIDVIADFRRKDIALGGQGAPLVPAFHQQLFAKTGTKRMILNIGGISNITYLPGDATAVIGFDNGPGNTLIDAWMKQVNGEPYDKDGEWAASGTTNQQLLEQMLSHSYFSLSAPKSTGRELFNQAWMEQQTADFGYMNEADIQSTLLDLTCHSIANDCLKLTDSAELYVCGGGAFNKELLRRITLLLPHYTVNTSTALGVNPQWVEGIAFAWLAMRHKHGLPGNLPAVTGASREAVLGGFFPAG; this comes from the coding sequence ATGACTTCAAAATACTATATCGGCTTAATGTCGGGTACCAGCATGGATGGTGTTGACGCCGTTCTAGTCGATTTCAGCGACGACAAGATAGCCCTAGTCGCTAGCCATACCGAAGCACTGCCTAAACACCTGCTGAGTGGCTTACAGCGTTTATGTAAGTCAGGCAACGATGAAATTAATCGGGTTGGCACCTTAGATCGAAGTGTCGGCAAATTATTTGCCCAAGCGGTTAATGGATTAATCGACAAAGCGGAAATAGACAAAAGGCAGGTGATTGCCATTGGCAGTCATGGTCAAACAATAAGGCACATGCCAAATCTAGAGATGGGATTTACCTTACAAATAGGCGATCCCAATACTATAGCGGCGTTGACAGGTATCGATGTGATAGCCGATTTCAGACGAAAGGATATCGCCCTTGGTGGCCAAGGAGCACCTTTAGTGCCCGCATTCCACCAGCAGCTATTTGCCAAAACGGGCACCAAAAGGATGATATTAAATATTGGTGGCATCTCTAACATCACCTATCTGCCTGGTGATGCAACTGCGGTTATCGGATTTGATAATGGCCCTGGCAACACCTTAATCGATGCTTGGATGAAGCAGGTTAACGGTGAGCCCTATGATAAAGATGGTGAATGGGCGGCCAGTGGAACCACAAACCAACAACTCTTAGAGCAGATGTTATCCCACTCCTATTTCTCTTTAAGTGCACCCAAGAGCACAGGTAGAGAACTGTTTAATCAAGCTTGGATGGAGCAACAAACCGCCGACTTTGGTTACATGAATGAAGCCGATATTCAATCGACCCTGCTCGATCTAACCTGTCACAGCATCGCTAATGATTGCCTAAAACTCACCGATAGCGCCGAGCTTTATGTCTGTGGCGGCGGCGCCTTTAATAAAGAGCTGCTGCGCCGCATAACCCTACTGCTGCCACATTATACGGTGAACACCTCAACGGCCCTAGGGGTTAACCCTCAATGGGTCGAAGGCATCGCCTTTGCTTGGCTTGCCATGCGCCATAAACATGGACTGCCAGGCAACTTGCCAGCGGTAACGGGCGCCTCAAGAGAGGCAGTGCTTGGTGGATTCTTCCCTGCGGGCTAA
- the aqpZ gene encoding aquaporin Z translates to MNMTQKMTAEFIGTLWLVLGGCGSAVLAAAFPDVGIGLLGVSFAFGLTVLTMAYAVGHISGCHLNPAVSFGLWAGGRFPANELLPYITAQVAGGIAGAGIIYLIASGNPDFNLADGFASNGFGDHSPGGYTMAAALICEVVMTLFFLLIILGATDPRAPSGFAPIAIGLGLTLIHLISIPVTNTSVNPARSTGPALFVGDWAMSQLWLFWVAPIAGAILAGLIYKVFNAKQ, encoded by the coding sequence ATGAATATGACACAGAAAATGACTGCTGAATTTATTGGCACACTCTGGTTAGTGCTAGGGGGATGCGGTAGCGCAGTGTTAGCCGCGGCGTTCCCAGATGTAGGGATCGGCCTACTTGGCGTTTCATTTGCCTTTGGTTTAACGGTATTAACTATGGCCTATGCAGTGGGTCATATCTCAGGTTGCCATCTTAATCCAGCGGTATCCTTTGGTCTTTGGGCTGGTGGTCGCTTTCCCGCCAATGAACTCTTGCCGTACATTACCGCTCAAGTTGCTGGCGGTATTGCTGGCGCAGGTATTATTTACTTAATCGCATCGGGTAATCCCGACTTTAACCTCGCAGATGGCTTCGCATCCAATGGATTTGGTGACCACTCCCCAGGTGGTTATACCATGGCAGCCGCATTAATCTGTGAGGTTGTCATGACATTGTTTTTCCTATTAATTATCTTAGGCGCCACAGATCCTCGAGCTCCTTCTGGTTTTGCTCCTATCGCTATCGGTTTAGGCCTAACACTTATCCACTTAATCAGTATTCCAGTCACAAACACCTCGGTAAATCCGGCTCGCAGCACGGGCCCAGCCTTATTTGTCGGCGATTGGGCTATGTCTCAGCTATGGTTATTCTGGGTCGCGCCTATCGCTGGGGCCATCCTTGCAGGACTGATTTACAAAGTATTTAATGCGAAACAGTAA
- a CDS encoding DUF2750 domain-containing protein, with amino-acid sequence MTKSAKDASNMTPEARYDYLVEQAKTHKTLWTLQDLDGCVMLTTEDEDCIPMWPCEETAKMWAVEDWADCTPLAIPLDEWLERWVAGMQDDDLFVAVFPVQEDLGVVIPPYELEQRLTPKQRH; translated from the coding sequence ATGACTAAAAGTGCAAAAGATGCCAGCAACATGACGCCCGAAGCGCGTTACGACTACCTCGTTGAACAAGCCAAAACTCACAAGACATTGTGGACACTGCAAGATTTAGATGGTTGCGTGATGTTAACCACCGAAGATGAAGATTGCATCCCTATGTGGCCATGTGAAGAGACCGCTAAGATGTGGGCCGTTGAAGATTGGGCTGACTGCACGCCGCTGGCGATCCCGCTAGATGAATGGTTAGAGCGTTGGGTTGCCGGTATGCAAGATGACGATCTATTTGTCGCTGTATTCCCTGTACAAGAAGATCTCGGTGTCGTTATCCCGCCTTATGAATTAGAGCAACGCCTAACGCCAAAGCAACGCCACTAA
- the erpA gene encoding iron-sulfur cluster insertion protein ErpA, translated as MTEQVEDTMPIRFTDAAASKVKTLLDEEQNDALKLRVYVTGGGCSGFQYGFTFDEKVNEGDFTVEKQGVQLVVDPMSLQYLVGGEVDYTSGLEGSRFFVKNPNATTTCGCGASFSV; from the coding sequence ATGACTGAACAAGTTGAAGATACAATGCCAATCCGTTTTACCGACGCGGCAGCTTCAAAGGTAAAAACCTTGTTGGACGAAGAGCAAAATGATGCGCTTAAGTTACGTGTATATGTAACTGGTGGTGGCTGCTCAGGTTTTCAGTACGGCTTTACATTCGATGAGAAGGTAAATGAAGGTGACTTCACCGTGGAAAAACAAGGTGTTCAGTTAGTGGTTGATCCCATGAGTCTGCAATACCTAGTGGGTGGCGAAGTCGATTATACTTCGGGCCTTGAAGGGTCGCGTTTCTTCGTGAAAAACCCTAATGCCACCACAACGTGTGGCTGTGGCGCGAGTTTCTCGGTATAA
- a CDS encoding DUF6776 family protein has protein sequence MPNYHRWVDRMQVIERKIRPSSVYLLLLILVAFFTGVLTWDIWSSQHQVIANPSNAREAELSQALKAQAEVLASRNLELSLEREANNNMQQMFLEQHQKQKELDRELAFYRSIMAPEHQADGVAIHELEMSPSLLTNQYRVKLVLTQLQKRKQALKGKADLLFIGLQQGKVAKLSLGDLTEDKFNFSFRYFQSLETVVQFPDGFELSRVEAKVTVPSSRWSKGASAEQAFTVQELLNRTESILEEVGGDEVNENALKQGLAPSQDDIIAPESDATSPQALPENHDDESASSLISPEPRLLLEQNGQVSDNSAQQTDVRGSND, from the coding sequence ATGCCAAATTATCATCGCTGGGTCGATCGCATGCAAGTCATTGAGCGAAAAATTAGACCTTCGAGCGTTTATCTGTTGTTGCTAATCTTAGTGGCATTTTTTACTGGCGTCTTAACGTGGGATATTTGGTCGTCTCAGCATCAAGTTATTGCTAATCCATCTAATGCTCGGGAAGCTGAGCTTAGTCAGGCGTTAAAAGCACAAGCTGAGGTACTCGCATCTCGTAATTTAGAGCTGTCGCTCGAGCGTGAAGCAAACAACAATATGCAGCAGATGTTTTTAGAGCAGCATCAGAAGCAGAAAGAGCTGGATCGTGAACTGGCATTTTATCGCAGTATAATGGCACCTGAACATCAAGCCGATGGAGTAGCGATTCACGAGCTGGAGATGAGTCCGAGTCTGCTTACTAATCAATATCGAGTTAAGTTAGTACTCACTCAATTGCAAAAGCGCAAGCAAGCGTTAAAAGGCAAAGCCGATCTTCTCTTTATCGGACTTCAACAGGGTAAGGTGGCCAAATTATCATTGGGTGACTTAACCGAGGATAAATTTAACTTTAGTTTTAGGTATTTTCAGAGTCTAGAAACTGTGGTGCAGTTTCCCGATGGATTTGAGCTATCGAGAGTGGAGGCTAAGGTTACGGTACCCTCGAGTCGTTGGAGTAAAGGCGCATCGGCGGAGCAGGCATTTACGGTTCAAGAATTGTTAAATAGAACTGAATCAATCCTCGAAGAGGTTGGCGGCGATGAGGTGAATGAAAATGCGTTGAAGCAAGGCTTAGCACCTTCTCAAGATGATATAATTGCCCCTGAGAGTGATGCCACATCGCCTCAAGCATTGCCAGAAAACCATGACGATGAATCGGCTTCATCACTGATTTCACCTGAGCCACGACTATTACTTGAACAAAATGGTCAGGTATCGGATAATTCCGCTCAGCAAACCGATGTAAGAGGTAGTAATGACTGA
- a CDS encoding chloride channel protein, translated as MQLKINSVIKQCQKYLNTDLKDKLSQAQISVQLCGLALAFALVASAVIILFRLLLLGLNTFTQTQEWDFTGNFGDWRVLLPLLGAILIWIVAILGSKRYKRMGIAYVMHRMKLHYGKIPLQSAPGQFFQALFALATNFSVGREGPAIHLGAVSASVMAEKFKLPDNSVRIMCASGIAAGIAAIFNAPLAAVIFVFEVVLREYKVHYFFPIMLSAICGAVTSQLVFGNVHEYEQIGINHIPLSQYPILLVCGVTLGCIAALFNHTLLQVTDKGQQWPLIYRLLLAGGITTIIGVFLPQALGSGDLAITHAISDNPSLLLLIGLLVGKIVATIAAIGLGIPGGIIGPLFGIGALIGAILAVVSAFFFPSVTPYVGLYTIIGMTAMMGVCLSAPLAALVALLELTNNASIILPSMFVTIPAFLIAHQAFNTKSLFYRQMDIMGLDYKISSVKLGLQKKGVRAVMDKRFVIVKDNNELLLEVLKRAEGRSVLVQNNLGEMEMLQLELQIVDDMSTLTRHPIQGLADTSTLKEVYEVLSRERRGEVFIYQGSIDKVVGVISWAMLQKEINSGQI; from the coding sequence GTGCAGCTAAAAATTAATAGCGTCATTAAGCAATGCCAGAAATACCTCAATACCGATCTCAAAGATAAGCTATCACAAGCCCAGATCAGTGTGCAGCTTTGTGGTCTCGCGCTCGCTTTTGCTCTCGTGGCATCGGCGGTGATAATACTATTTCGCCTGCTATTACTCGGATTAAACACTTTCACCCAAACTCAAGAGTGGGATTTTACTGGCAACTTTGGTGACTGGCGAGTGCTATTGCCACTTTTAGGGGCGATATTAATCTGGATCGTGGCGATTTTGGGATCTAAACGGTACAAGCGCATGGGAATCGCCTATGTCATGCACCGCATGAAATTGCATTATGGCAAGATCCCTCTGCAATCTGCACCAGGGCAATTTTTCCAAGCATTGTTTGCATTAGCGACCAACTTCTCTGTGGGACGCGAAGGCCCTGCCATACATCTCGGTGCGGTCAGTGCCAGTGTTATGGCTGAGAAATTCAAATTGCCAGACAACAGCGTACGTATCATGTGCGCTAGCGGCATCGCCGCCGGAATCGCCGCCATCTTTAACGCCCCCTTAGCGGCGGTTATCTTTGTATTTGAGGTGGTCCTTAGAGAATACAAAGTCCATTACTTCTTCCCTATCATGCTCTCGGCCATTTGTGGCGCAGTTACCAGCCAGCTAGTGTTTGGTAATGTTCATGAATATGAGCAGATTGGTATCAACCATATTCCCTTGTCTCAATACCCTATTTTACTTGTCTGTGGCGTCACACTTGGCTGTATCGCGGCGTTATTTAATCACACGCTTCTGCAAGTCACCGACAAGGGGCAGCAGTGGCCCTTGATCTATCGCCTGTTATTAGCTGGCGGTATCACGACTATCATTGGCGTATTTCTGCCGCAAGCATTAGGCAGTGGTGACCTTGCTATCACCCATGCCATAAGCGACAACCCAAGCTTGCTTTTATTGATAGGCCTTTTGGTCGGTAAAATCGTCGCCACCATTGCCGCTATAGGGCTTGGTATTCCTGGCGGGATCATAGGCCCGTTATTTGGTATCGGCGCGTTAATTGGTGCCATTTTGGCCGTGGTAAGTGCCTTTTTCTTTCCGTCGGTGACCCCTTATGTGGGTCTCTATACCATTATCGGCATGACCGCCATGATGGGCGTTTGCCTAAGTGCTCCCTTAGCTGCACTCGTGGCATTACTTGAACTGACTAACAATGCATCAATTATTTTACCTTCGATGTTTGTCACCATCCCTGCATTTTTGATCGCTCACCAAGCCTTCAATACTAAATCACTGTTTTACCGCCAAATGGATATTATGGGGCTCGATTATAAGATCTCTTCCGTTAAACTAGGACTCCAGAAAAAAGGCGTGAGAGCCGTTATGGATAAACGCTTTGTTATTGTCAAAGACAATAATGAGTTGCTACTCGAAGTATTGAAACGCGCCGAAGGTCGCTCTGTGTTGGTGCAAAACAACCTAGGCGAAATGGAGATGCTACAGCTAGAGCTTCAGATAGTGGATGATATGAGCACCTTAACCCGTCATCCAATCCAAGGTCTGGCCGATACCAGCACGCTAAAAGAAGTTTATGAGGTACTATCGAGAGAAAGACGAGGAGAAGTGTTTATCTATCAAGGTAGCATCGACAAGGTAGTGGGTGTGATTAGCTGGGCAATGCTGCAAAAAGAGATTAACTCTGGGCAGATATAA